Within Raineyella sp. W15-4, the genomic segment AGGCGGTCAGCGCAACGGCACCCGCCCCGGTCCCCTCGCCGTGGGCGCCCCGCCCGGCAAGGGCGAAGACGACGACGCCGATCAGGTCGGCCAGCAGCACGTACGCAGCTCTCACCCACCCCACCCTAGTGGGCGTCACAGGTACTGGCCGGTGCCCGGTCCGGGGACCGGCTCGGCCCGGCGCAGCGGACGGACCGCGATGATCGTCTCGCCGGCGTGGTCGCCCTGGTCGGTCCCCAGCACCCGGGCCCAGTCGGCCGGATCGGTGGTCGGCCGGTCGGTGTTGTCGGTGAGCTCGGTGCGGGCGGACCGCCGCAGGTGCTCGGCGCTGATCCCGGCCGGGCCACCGGCCAGCACGTCCTTGATGGCGTACTTCTTCGCCCGGGAGACGATCGACTCGATCATCGCCCCGGACACCAGGTCGCCGGAGCGGATGGTCGCGGTGGCACCGGAGGCGTACGTCACCTCGAACACTTCGGCGGCGGCGTCGGTGGCGTAGAGCCGTTCGAGGGTGGCCTCGATCATCGCCGGGCGGGTCTCCCCGGCCCGGATCGGCACCCGGTCGTTGAGGTAGGTGGCGAAGATCTCCTCGGCGGCCGTCCGGTCGGGCCGCTCGATCCGGATCTTCACGTCGAAGCGACCCGGGCGCAGGATCGCCGGGTCGATCATGTCCTGCCGGTTCGAGGCGCCGATCACGATGACGTTGGCGAGCTGCTCGACGCCGTCGATCTCGGCCAGCAGCTGCGGCACGATCGTCGTCTCCACGTCGGAGGACAGGCCGCTGCCGCGGGTGCGGAAGATCGACTCCATCTCGTCGAAGAAGATCACCACCGGGGCACCGTCGGAGGCCTTGTCCCGGGCCCGCTGGAAGACCACCCGGATCTGCCGCTCGGACTCCCCGACGTACTTGTTCAGCAGCTGGGGACCCTTGATGTTGAAGAAGTACGCCCGGCCGTCGGCGCCGCCCTCACCGGACAGCGAATGGGCGACGGCCTTCGCGATCATCGTCTTGCCGCATCCCGGCGGGCCGTAGAGCAGGATGCCCTTCGGCGGGGTGAGGTCGTAGGCGCCGAACAGGTCGCGGTGCCGGAACGGCAGCTCCACCGCGTCGCGGATCTGCTCGATCTGCGGGCCGAGACCGCCGATGTCCCGGTAGCCGATGCTCGGTGTCTCCTCCAGGATCAGGTCGGCCACGTCGGTGGTCGGCACCCGGCCCAGCGCAATCCCGGCCCGGGTGTCGACCAGCAGGGACTGCCCGACCCGGAGCTGCTGGTCGACCAGCACCGCGGCCCGGTGCAGCACCTCCTCCCGGTCGGTGCCGGTGGTGACCAGCACCCGGCCGTCGTCGAGGGCCTCCTTGACGGTGGCGAGCTCGCCGGTGACCGCGGTGTCGGCGAGGCCGATCACCTGCGGCACGTCGTTGAGCAGCACCTGGCCACCGAGCTGCAGCGTGGACATCTCCAGCGAGGGCGAGACCTGCACCCGGAGCCGGCGCTGGCCGATCGCCACATCGGCGACCTGGTCGCCCGGCAGCCCGGTCAC encodes:
- the arc gene encoding proteasome ATPase, which produces MAEQTEQLQAEIYRLRDEVRTLTDQSRRLAQEKGSADRRVAQLRTETRGLVDQNARLTDLLGQTRDQLVALKEKVDELRRPPSSFGLVTGLPGDQVADVAIGQRRLRVQVSPSLEMSTLQLGGQVLLNDVPQVIGLADTAVTGELATVKEALDDGRVLVTTGTDREEVLHRAAVLVDQQLRVGQSLLVDTRAGIALGRVPTTDVADLILEETPSIGYRDIGGLGPQIEQIRDAVELPFRHRDLFGAYDLTPPKGILLYGPPGCGKTMIAKAVAHSLSGEGGADGRAYFFNIKGPQLLNKYVGESERQIRVVFQRARDKASDGAPVVIFFDEMESIFRTRGSGLSSDVETTIVPQLLAEIDGVEQLANVIVIGASNRQDMIDPAILRPGRFDVKIRIERPDRTAAEEIFATYLNDRVPIRAGETRPAMIEATLERLYATDAAAEVFEVTYASGATATIRSGDLVSGAMIESIVSRAKKYAIKDVLAGGPAGISAEHLRRSARTELTDNTDRPTTDPADWARVLGTDQGDHAGETIIAVRPLRRAEPVPGPGTGQYL